The Motacilla alba alba isolate MOTALB_02 chromosome 22, Motacilla_alba_V1.0_pri, whole genome shotgun sequence genome has a window encoding:
- the AP3M2 gene encoding AP-3 complex subunit mu-2, whose product MGTQRRAGPSRTAQIPVRPLPGLSRSPSAPSGRVTSHVPHRPMGRGCGRLAQWRRSLRSPAPSGRERVCPRAGGGACGCRAEGRSQRGKRGGGGACAGSALGGFAPARLGSARLGPAAAMIHSLFLINASGDIFLEKHWKSVVSRSVCDYFFEAQERASEAENVPPVIPTPHHYLLSVYRHKIFFVAVIQSEVPPLFVIEFLHRVVDTFQDYFGVCSEVIIKDNVVVVYEVLEEMLDNGFPLATESNILKELIKPPTILRTVVNTITGSTNVGDQLPTGQLSVVPWRRTGVKYTNNEAYFDVIEEIDAIIDKSGSTITAEIQGVIDACVKLTGMPDLTLSFMNPRLLDDVSFHPCVRFKRWESERILSFIPPDGNFRLLSYHVSAQNLVAIPVYVKHNISFRDSSSLGRFEITVGPKQTMGKTVEGVMVTSQMPKSVLNMTLTPSQGTHAFDPVTKLLSWDVGKINPQKLPSLKGSVSLQAGTSKPDENPTINLQFKIQQLAISGLKVNRLDMYGEKYKPFKGIKYMTKAGKFQVRT is encoded by the exons ATGGGGACACAGAGACGCGCGGGGCCATCCCGCACCGCTCAGATCCCCGTCCGGCCGCTGCCGGGATTGTCCCGGAGCCCGAGCGCGCCCTCCGGCCGCGTCACGAGCCACGTGCCTCATCGGCCTATGGGGCGCGGGTGTGGGCGGCTCGCCCAATGGCGGCGCTCGCTGCGGAGCCCCGCCCCGAGTGGGCGGGAGCGCGTTTGTCCGcgcgccgggggcggggcgTGCGGCTGCCGCGCTGAGGGGCGGAGCCAGCGCGGGaagcgcggcgggggcggggcctgtGCGGGGAGCGCTCTCGGGGGCTTCGCTccggcacggctcggctcggctcggctcggccccgCCGCAGCCATGATCCACAGCCTGTTCCTCATCAACGCCTCGGGGGACATCTTCCTGGAGAAGCACTGGAAGAGCGTCGTCAGCCGCTCCGTCTGTGACTATTTCTTTGAGGCGCAGGAGCGGGCCTCGGAGGCGGAGAACGTGCCGCCGGTGATCCCCACGCCTCACCACTACCTCCTTAGCGTCTACCGTCACAAGATCTTCTTCGTGGCCGTCATCCAGAGTGAGGTGCCGCCGCTCTTCGTCATCGAGTTCCTGCACCGCGTCGTGGACACGTTCCAG GATTATTTTGGTGTCTGTTCAGAGGTGATAATCAAGGACAACGTTGTGGTGGTTTATgaggtgctggaggagatgCTGGACAATGGCTTTCCATTGGCAACAGAGTCCAATATCCTCAAGGAACTGATAAAGCCTCCTACTATTCTGCGAACAGTCGTCAACACCATCACAG gaaGCACTAATGTGGGTGACCAGCTTCCCACTGGACAGCTCTCAGTGGTGCCTTGGAGACGTACTGGTGTGAAATATACCAACAATGAGGCCTATTTCGATGTGATTGAGGAGATAGATGCAATCATTGACAAATCAG GGTCCACCATTACTGCTGAAATCCAGGGAGTGATTGATGCTTGTGTCAAGCTGACTGGGATGCCAGACCTCACCCTCTCCTTTATG aacCCCCGGCTGCTGGATGATGTCAGCTTTCACCCTTGTGTGCGTTTCAAGCGCTGGGAGTCAGAGAGGATACTCTCCTTCATCCCTCCCGATGGAAACTTCCGCTTGCTGTCCTACCATGTCAGTGCTCAGAA TCTTGTGGCAATTCCTGTCTACGTTAAGCACAACATCAGTTTTCGTGACAGCAGCTCACTGGGACGCTTTGAGATCACAGTGGGGCCAAAGCAGACGATGGGCAAGACTGTAGAGGGAGTGATGGTCACTAGCCAGATGCCAAAAAGTGTCTTAAATATGACCCTcacaccctcccagggaacacaTGCCTTTGATCCAGTTACAAAG TTACTGTCATGGGATGTTGGGAAAATAAACCCCCAGAAACTGCCAAGTCTGAAGGGGAGCGTGAGCCTGCAAGCTGGGACATCGAAACCAGATGAAAACCCCACCATTAACCTGCAGtttaaaattcagcagctgGCTATTTCTG GACTGAAGGTGAATCGCCTGGACATGTACGGGGAGAAGTACAAGCCATTCAAGGGGATAAAATACATGACTAAGGCTGGCAAGTTCCAAGTCCGAACCTAG